The following coding sequences are from one Streptomyces venezuelae window:
- a CDS encoding DNA cytosine methyltransferase, with translation MVLDLFAGPGGWSHALTVLGVRDIGLEWDEWACKTRAAAGQLTIRTDVAMYPVWPFLGKTSGLIASPPCQAWSMAGKRLGLLDQPLVHQAVADLAAGRDTRGKLLAACQDERSLLAAEPMRYLHALNQHGQPEWIAMEEVPDVLPLWRQYAAILRSWGFSVWTGILNAADYGVPQTRRRAILLASRTRTAEPPPPTHAKAAEPESLFGPGRDQWVSMAKALGWGATDRPVPTVCAGGGPGGGPEPFPSGSRKTLSDARERGTWKPQTGKVLQSRRKGAGWTKRHGAREDLSAHTPAPTFSGEAHRWSWSLRSNNQSNATVRSIQEPAGTLFFGHRANECVWVAEPSGDTTATREEQPAPESIRITAEEAGVLQTFPADYPWAGNKGQVFGQIGNAVPPRLAAHLLAPHLGKTLRPDDFTLAA, from the coding sequence ATTGTGCTCGACCTGTTCGCCGGGCCCGGCGGCTGGAGCCACGCCCTGACTGTCCTCGGCGTACGCGACATCGGCCTGGAATGGGACGAGTGGGCGTGCAAGACCCGTGCAGCAGCCGGGCAGTTGACCATCCGCACCGACGTGGCGATGTACCCGGTGTGGCCCTTCCTCGGGAAGACGAGCGGCCTCATCGCCAGCCCGCCCTGCCAGGCGTGGTCGATGGCCGGCAAACGCCTCGGACTGCTCGACCAGCCCCTGGTCCATCAGGCCGTCGCCGACCTCGCCGCCGGCCGCGACACCCGCGGGAAGCTCCTGGCCGCCTGCCAGGACGAGCGCTCCCTGCTGGCCGCCGAACCCATGCGCTACCTCCACGCCCTCAACCAGCACGGCCAGCCCGAGTGGATCGCGATGGAAGAGGTCCCCGACGTGCTGCCGCTGTGGCGCCAGTACGCCGCGATCCTGCGCAGCTGGGGCTTCTCGGTCTGGACCGGCATCCTGAACGCGGCGGACTACGGGGTGCCGCAGACCAGGAGGCGGGCGATCCTGCTCGCCTCACGCACGCGCACCGCCGAACCACCGCCGCCCACCCACGCCAAGGCCGCCGAGCCGGAGTCGTTGTTCGGGCCGGGCCGCGACCAGTGGGTGTCCATGGCCAAGGCCCTCGGCTGGGGCGCCACCGACCGCCCCGTCCCGACCGTGTGTGCCGGCGGCGGTCCGGGAGGCGGACCCGAACCCTTCCCGTCCGGATCACGCAAGACGCTCAGCGACGCACGCGAGCGCGGCACCTGGAAGCCTCAGACCGGCAAGGTCCTGCAGTCCCGACGCAAAGGAGCGGGGTGGACGAAGCGCCACGGAGCGAGAGAGGACCTGTCGGCCCACACTCCCGCGCCAACGTTCAGCGGGGAGGCGCACCGGTGGTCGTGGTCGTTGCGCAGTAACAACCAGTCCAACGCAACCGTCCGCTCCATCCAGGAGCCTGCCGGCACCCTCTTCTTCGGTCACCGCGCGAACGAATGCGTCTGGGTTGCCGAACCCTCTGGTGACACCACCGCCACGCGCGAGGAGCAGCCTGCACCGGAGTCCATCCGGATCACGGCCGAAGAGGCCGGGGTTCTGCAGACGTTCCCCGCCGACTACCCCTGGGCCGGCAACAAGGGACAGGTCTTCGGCCAGATCGGTAACGCCGTCCCGCCCCGGCTCGCCGCCCACCTTCTGGCCCCGCACCTGGGCAAGACCCTTCGCCCCGACGACTTCACCCTGGCCGCCTAA
- a CDS encoding DnaB-like helicase N-terminal domain-containing protein, whose protein sequence is MPHRPVPYEDDLDIVQTPQPVHYAEQSLLGALLLEPDRLDGIEALDSGHFSNHAHGALWQAMRELPPPEPDTHRTSPAWLNAVLEAARPHAPGLTASYLHTLIQVCPWPEHAPAYARIVRADHARRTLLIHAERLAQTATDSTLPNPVTATLAQADTLGHFLERLAGQFASHPGSLPRTVSPAPRAGHRGEDALDEERLLLSTATAHPAELKDMRWLQPDDFTLPLHAALWQCLTTLVHNGQPVDAVTVLWEAQHRGLLTDGLEPRDLIDLVSTPVGSPEYWGERVLQRALLDRAFGVGTRITAYARDPVNTPHQLITGSRRALADLTTLRTRWHRSTSPAPPTTRAPRSPAAPRAGPPRTTASSARTLR, encoded by the coding sequence ATGCCCCACCGACCCGTCCCGTACGAGGACGACCTCGACATCGTGCAGACGCCGCAGCCTGTGCACTACGCCGAGCAGTCCCTGCTCGGCGCCCTCCTCCTGGAACCCGACCGGCTCGACGGCATCGAAGCTCTGGACTCCGGCCACTTCAGCAACCATGCCCACGGTGCCCTCTGGCAGGCCATGCGCGAGCTGCCGCCGCCCGAACCGGACACGCACCGCACCAGCCCTGCCTGGCTGAACGCCGTGCTCGAAGCGGCACGCCCGCACGCTCCCGGCCTCACCGCCTCCTATCTCCACACCCTCATCCAGGTCTGCCCGTGGCCGGAGCACGCACCGGCCTACGCACGGATAGTCCGAGCCGATCACGCTCGACGCACGTTGCTCATACACGCCGAACGCCTCGCCCAGACCGCGACCGACAGCACCCTGCCCAACCCGGTGACCGCCACCCTGGCCCAGGCCGACACGCTCGGCCATTTCCTCGAAAGGCTCGCCGGACAGTTCGCCTCACACCCCGGCTCCCTGCCGCGCACCGTGTCACCGGCTCCCCGGGCGGGACACCGCGGCGAGGACGCCCTCGACGAGGAACGCCTCCTGCTGTCCACCGCCACGGCGCACCCCGCAGAACTGAAGGACATGCGTTGGCTGCAGCCCGACGACTTCACGCTGCCCCTGCACGCCGCCCTCTGGCAGTGCCTGACCACCCTGGTCCACAACGGACAACCCGTGGACGCCGTCACGGTGCTCTGGGAGGCCCAGCACCGCGGACTCCTCACCGACGGCCTCGAGCCCCGCGATCTGATCGACCTGGTCTCCACGCCCGTCGGCTCACCCGAATACTGGGGTGAGCGAGTCCTTCAACGCGCTCTGCTGGACCGTGCCTTCGGCGTCGGCACACGCATCACCGCCTACGCACGGGACCCGGTCAACACCCCGCACCAGCTGATCACCGGCAGCCGCCGCGCCCTGGCCGACCTCACCACTCTGCGCACCCGCTGGCACCGCAGCACCAGCCCCGCGCCACCCACTACGCGAGCACCGCGCAGCCCGGCCGCCCCACGGGCCGGCCCGCCACGCACCACCGCATCCAGCGCCCGCACACTCCGCTGA
- a CDS encoding DUF317 domain-containing protein, protein MPHPEADLHIRLDLLHGRPSAVSATITGTATHTVRALLALHGFEPLDDTTMVMARIDREEAYYADQAAHALRAEGVAVDITPRLREEITTEWTWANYPMHWCTREEIREVSGDAQKIYDDIRSGRLIIHAHAYDGWTTVAVGTYRDGPSVHLHGENHLRVEAGQYGGPLAAIAEFERLYGDTVRPGPAPATDTEREAEQARTPPDPEPEANVQLPTTTAGPAETEAAEAEGHEALLNDFVESHGAWEKWRTWSDNTTHAVHESLVLRAEFVHEADPGDTQWKIAAYESPVGQRRWHATANTTVPVEIMQALLDSLASADATEIAAGSQISEANIAEATRPLADAGWKHTIDGRSIRWQAPGDRPVSVQFDAFAANTQQPDLPAWTVWGDSNSGSQRWTLHFSTHAAAAVLQDVTFELAGRYAKPCGVSATRQSHPLSALPTSPAHTPARPRTR, encoded by the coding sequence TTGCCGCACCCCGAAGCAGACCTGCACATCCGGCTCGACCTGCTCCACGGCCGCCCCAGCGCCGTCAGCGCCACCATCACGGGCACCGCCACCCACACCGTGCGGGCGCTGCTCGCCCTCCACGGGTTCGAGCCCCTCGACGACACCACGATGGTCATGGCCCGCATCGACCGCGAGGAGGCGTACTACGCCGACCAAGCCGCACACGCCCTGCGCGCCGAAGGCGTCGCCGTGGACATCACGCCCCGGCTCCGCGAAGAGATCACCACCGAATGGACCTGGGCCAACTACCCCATGCACTGGTGCACGCGCGAAGAGATCCGCGAGGTCTCCGGCGACGCACAGAAGATCTACGACGACATACGCTCCGGCCGCCTGATCATCCACGCGCACGCCTACGACGGCTGGACCACCGTCGCCGTCGGCACCTACCGCGACGGACCGAGTGTCCACCTCCACGGCGAGAACCACCTCCGAGTGGAAGCCGGCCAGTACGGCGGCCCCCTCGCTGCCATCGCCGAGTTCGAACGCCTCTACGGCGACACCGTACGCCCCGGCCCCGCCCCCGCCACAGACACCGAACGCGAGGCGGAACAGGCCCGCACCCCGCCGGACCCCGAACCCGAGGCCAACGTCCAGCTGCCCACGACCACGGCGGGGCCTGCTGAGACCGAAGCGGCCGAGGCCGAGGGTCACGAGGCCCTTCTGAACGACTTCGTCGAGTCGCACGGAGCCTGGGAGAAGTGGAGGACGTGGTCCGACAACACCACGCACGCCGTCCATGAATCCCTCGTCCTGCGCGCTGAGTTCGTACACGAAGCCGACCCTGGCGATACGCAGTGGAAGATCGCAGCCTACGAGAGCCCCGTCGGTCAACGCCGGTGGCACGCCACCGCGAACACCACAGTCCCCGTGGAGATCATGCAGGCACTCCTCGACAGCCTCGCCTCCGCGGACGCGACGGAGATCGCGGCAGGCAGCCAGATCTCGGAAGCAAACATTGCAGAGGCCACCCGCCCGCTGGCCGACGCCGGATGGAAGCACACCATCGACGGCCGCTCCATCCGCTGGCAAGCCCCCGGCGATCGCCCGGTCAGCGTCCAGTTCGATGCCTTCGCGGCAAACACGCAGCAGCCCGACCTGCCGGCCTGGACCGTCTGGGGCGACAGCAATTCCGGCAGCCAGAGGTGGACGCTGCACTTCTCGACGCACGCAGCCGCCGCCGTGCTCCAAGATGTGACCTTCGAGTTGGCTGGCCGATACGCCAAACCTTGCGGCGTCTCCGCTACACGGCAGAGCCATCCCCTCAGCGCTCTCCCCACCTCACCGGCGCATACTCCTGCCCGCCCCCGGACACGCTGA
- a CDS encoding 2'-5' RNA ligase family protein, with translation MESFFERVEHVGGWPPGRKDLHWHVLPSPAEAEGLLSLYRDRGLMPRGMSPVPDDGLHCTLLHAMGVGADDIDLGAVVDDVRERVGQRAPFTLTFDRPAIGAMAVEISGWPGRLFGELVGDVTAVMRRHAGTEWTAAASRYPHISLAYTSKGAKDVSAADLREALAAIDGPLAQQVQVDAVHLVAQWHDGAAIRWEQLATVALKGGMT, from the coding sequence GTGGAGAGCTTCTTCGAGAGGGTGGAGCACGTCGGGGGCTGGCCTCCAGGACGGAAGGACCTGCACTGGCACGTGCTGCCGTCGCCGGCCGAGGCGGAGGGGCTGCTCTCCCTGTACCGAGACCGGGGCCTGATGCCCCGGGGGATGAGCCCGGTGCCCGACGATGGCCTGCACTGCACCCTCCTTCACGCGATGGGGGTCGGCGCCGACGACATCGACCTGGGTGCGGTCGTCGATGATGTCCGTGAACGCGTCGGCCAACGGGCGCCGTTCACGCTCACCTTCGACCGGCCCGCGATCGGCGCGATGGCCGTCGAGATCAGCGGCTGGCCCGGCCGTCTCTTCGGCGAGTTGGTCGGTGACGTCACCGCCGTGATGCGTCGGCACGCCGGGACCGAGTGGACCGCGGCCGCGAGCCGGTACCCGCACATCTCGCTCGCATACACGAGCAAGGGCGCCAAGGACGTCTCCGCGGCCGACCTGCGCGAGGCCCTCGCCGCGATCGACGGTCCCCTCGCCCAGCAGGTCCAGGTCGACGCGGTGCACCTGGTCGCCCAGTGGCATGACGGGGCAGCGATCCGGTGGGAACAGCTCGCCACCGTGGCATTGAAGGGGGGTATGACATGA
- a CDS encoding DUF5655 domain-containing protein — protein sequence MSGLKLFHTTTSGVTEVSPRLAAVEADVQELVEAHMQTMLGVTFLASEYVIDCVDSGRIDSLGLDENGAPVIVEYKRGTDAGVINQGLFYMAWLMSHKDAFRSLVRDRLGATAASQILWSAPRLICVAGDFTRYDAHAVREHRRSIDLVRYRYFGSDHIGLETVASVTGHSAQAKRVRPSAPGAPPVRQQGGAMAELASSVDEVLVGLGDGVTRVQRKQYRAYQRLRNFACLIPPQQTKVLVYLKADPAAVGLVPGFTRDVSGLGHHGTGDLEVQLRTERDLERAQDLFRLSYASA from the coding sequence GTGTCGGGCTTGAAGCTGTTCCACACGACGACTAGCGGCGTGACCGAGGTCTCGCCGCGTCTTGCTGCCGTCGAGGCGGACGTGCAGGAACTCGTCGAGGCGCACATGCAGACGATGCTGGGCGTCACGTTCCTCGCGAGCGAGTACGTGATCGACTGTGTCGACAGCGGGCGGATCGATTCGCTCGGGTTGGACGAGAACGGCGCACCCGTGATCGTGGAGTACAAGCGCGGCACGGACGCCGGGGTCATCAACCAGGGCCTCTTCTACATGGCCTGGCTGATGAGCCACAAGGATGCCTTCCGGAGTCTGGTCCGCGACCGGCTCGGGGCGACGGCCGCGTCCCAGATCCTGTGGAGCGCACCGCGGCTGATCTGCGTGGCCGGCGACTTCACTCGCTATGACGCGCACGCCGTTCGCGAGCACCGGCGTTCGATCGACCTGGTCCGCTACCGGTACTTCGGCAGCGACCACATCGGTCTTGAGACCGTGGCCTCGGTCACCGGCCATTCGGCCCAGGCCAAGCGGGTACGCCCCAGCGCGCCCGGGGCGCCGCCGGTTCGGCAGCAGGGCGGTGCGATGGCCGAGCTGGCTTCGTCGGTCGATGAGGTCCTCGTCGGCCTGGGTGACGGCGTCACCCGGGTGCAGCGCAAGCAATACCGGGCCTATCAGCGGCTGCGGAACTTCGCCTGCCTCATCCCGCCCCAGCAGACCAAGGTGCTGGTCTACCTGAAGGCCGATCCAGCGGCGGTGGGCCTGGTGCCGGGCTTTACCCGGGACGTGAGCGGCCTCGGCCACCATGGCACGGGAGACCTGGAGGTTCAGCTGCGCACCGAGCGGGACCTGGAGCGCGCCCAGGACCTGTTCCGGCTGAGCTACGCCTCGGCGTGA
- a CDS encoding TniQ family protein produces MLLPRLPDPVPPARHEIAVSYISRLATLHGMDPQTLWMQVTRPDREGAARRVPIPEQLAALTGRSVHALAGALPELRDAAPDWAMFRHATQSGCHLCDARHPGGRVVRLLPHHTYVCLRHGTWIGPPDIDHPAVGLAQLPEVIDAQRRHHLLLRRYGWAAAYDAVLTAFMICAHIWADGRLPGEDFHVWHTWDSRTYALIPYDHAAKSYTSYSTSKLFAAIYPEVVGLAPLIASPHWRQMACGTATEQARFFAEVGKRVTYPYSKKENGDAVAHWAIADAWRPPSTPLTAYTPGQVRGKLSPLHASRAARHANSVKWYSRINRNQGRTLLFHNHLKPVLLREKTPQYVKWEGTVWHSSRTDDLMKEEVARRRRELQAGAARLRNQRAENARSNWVNPADTAPPFPSSSS; encoded by the coding sequence ATGCTCCTGCCCCGCCTGCCCGACCCGGTTCCCCCGGCCCGGCACGAGATCGCTGTCTCTTACATCAGCCGCCTGGCCACCCTGCACGGCATGGACCCGCAAACGCTCTGGATGCAGGTCACCCGTCCGGACCGGGAGGGCGCCGCCCGGCGCGTCCCGATCCCAGAACAGCTCGCCGCGCTTACCGGCCGCAGCGTTCACGCTCTGGCCGGGGCCCTGCCCGAACTGCGCGATGCGGCACCGGACTGGGCCATGTTCCGCCATGCGACGCAGAGCGGCTGTCATCTCTGTGACGCCCGCCATCCGGGCGGCCGGGTGGTGAGGCTGCTGCCGCACCACACCTACGTCTGCCTGCGGCACGGCACCTGGATCGGCCCGCCCGATATCGACCACCCCGCTGTCGGCCTTGCCCAGCTGCCCGAAGTCATCGACGCCCAGCGCCGCCACCACCTCCTTCTGCGACGCTACGGCTGGGCAGCCGCCTACGACGCGGTGCTGACCGCCTTTATGATCTGCGCGCACATCTGGGCCGACGGCCGCCTGCCTGGTGAGGACTTCCACGTCTGGCACACCTGGGACAGCCGGACGTACGCCCTCATCCCCTACGACCACGCCGCCAAGTCCTACACGTCCTACAGCACGTCGAAGCTGTTCGCCGCCATCTATCCTGAGGTCGTCGGCCTGGCACCGCTGATTGCCTCTCCCCACTGGCGGCAGATGGCCTGCGGCACCGCCACGGAGCAGGCCCGGTTCTTCGCCGAGGTCGGCAAGCGCGTCACCTACCCCTACAGCAAGAAGGAGAACGGCGACGCCGTCGCGCACTGGGCCATCGCGGATGCCTGGCGCCCACCCTCGACACCGCTGACGGCGTACACGCCGGGGCAGGTTCGCGGAAAGCTCTCTCCGCTCCACGCCAGCCGGGCCGCGCGGCATGCGAACAGCGTGAAGTGGTACAGCCGCATAAACCGGAACCAGGGCCGCACCCTCCTGTTCCACAACCACCTCAAGCCCGTCCTCCTGCGCGAGAAAACACCGCAATACGTCAAGTGGGAGGGCACCGTCTGGCACAGCAGCCGCACCGACGACCTCATGAAGGAAGAGGTCGCGCGGCGACGCCGCGAACTCCAAGCCGGTGCAGCGCGGTTGCGGAACCAACGCGCCGAAAATGCAAGATCTAACTGGGTAAATCCGGCTGACACCGCTCCACCCTTTCCTTCATCATCCAGCTAG
- a CDS encoding ATP-binding protein, protein MSTPSSRMMPQTDLPDATPPDCPLTSKEGWRRYVEHESTPPQLHSAAERAALTGAERDREDEWRREYHANLPMVNTPTIRKVIATARLLIQLNRHQVSARRGVILSGASGTGKTTALTQMGRAHELATRKRHPHDGARLPVIYVTVPPAATPKMLATEFARFFGLPFPKRGVTLTDIVDAVCATAAHTRVDLVLVDELHNLNLATRSGAEASDQLKYFAERLPATFAYAGIDIETQGLFAGTRGRQIAGRFVVIPAAPFSHATAADQETWRALVGTLESLLRLHEHAPGTLTEMSDYLFHRTGGMIGSLSQLIRGAAVLAIEDGSERITRELLELVPLDFAAEQTQRLITPAGAKGRRRSVA, encoded by the coding sequence ATGAGCACCCCCTCCTCCCGGATGATGCCGCAGACGGACCTGCCCGATGCGACGCCACCGGATTGTCCGCTGACCTCCAAGGAGGGCTGGCGCCGCTACGTCGAACACGAGAGCACCCCACCGCAGTTACACAGCGCCGCCGAGCGGGCCGCGCTGACGGGAGCGGAAAGGGACCGCGAGGACGAATGGCGGCGGGAGTATCACGCGAACCTGCCGATGGTGAACACCCCGACCATCCGCAAGGTCATCGCCACCGCACGGCTGCTGATCCAGCTCAACCGACACCAGGTCTCCGCACGCCGGGGCGTGATCCTCTCCGGTGCTTCCGGCACGGGCAAGACCACCGCGCTCACGCAGATGGGCCGCGCGCACGAGCTAGCCACGCGCAAGCGTCATCCGCACGACGGGGCACGCCTGCCGGTCATCTACGTCACCGTCCCGCCGGCGGCGACGCCGAAGATGCTCGCGACGGAGTTTGCACGCTTCTTCGGCCTGCCCTTTCCCAAACGGGGGGTCACCCTCACCGACATCGTGGACGCGGTCTGCGCGACCGCCGCCCACACCCGGGTCGATCTCGTCCTGGTGGACGAGCTGCACAACCTCAACCTGGCTACCCGCTCCGGCGCGGAAGCCTCCGACCAGTTGAAATACTTCGCCGAACGCCTGCCCGCCACGTTCGCCTACGCGGGCATCGACATCGAGACGCAGGGCCTTTTCGCAGGCACCCGCGGCCGTCAGATCGCCGGACGGTTCGTCGTCATCCCCGCCGCCCCGTTCTCCCACGCCACCGCCGCCGACCAGGAGACCTGGCGGGCCCTGGTCGGCACGCTGGAGTCCTTGCTCCGCCTTCACGAGCACGCCCCCGGAACGCTCACGGAGATGAGTGACTACCTCTTTCACCGGACCGGCGGCATGATCGGAAGCCTCTCCCAGCTCATCCGCGGCGCTGCCGTGCTGGCCATCGAGGACGGCAGCGAGCGCATCACGAGGGAGCTGCTGGAGCTGGTCCCCCTCGACTTCGCCGCCGAGCAGACCCAGCGGTTGATCACCCCGGCAGGCGCAAAGGGCCGGCGCCGGAGCGTGGCCTGA
- a CDS encoding Mu transposase C-terminal domain-containing protein has translation MRAGGESAVLRVGDWVTFDDGHHQVVALAGTAVRLRSSGGEESVVLASYLMAAPDFSVTGTESLPTLEPAGLLESLPEAARAAAVEWERHVVEVETGLPAGAEPGTPVKPEYDPARPLVERAQAKADELGVSLRTVMAKRSRYAQQGVWGLVDGRLVRLTEATGRADARLVAAVRQVLDDQTHASTGTRSRVIRRVVKLVEDTHGEGVVPLPSRNTFYKLIDALSTGRHSFGSAATRRQTANRPAGPFTPTFADRPGEQVQIDSTPLDVMVVLDSGVVARAELTIAVDVATRTICAAVLRPVSTKAVDASLLLARMLVPEPMRPGWPLSLRMTASRMPHRQLLDVDARMDQAAAKPVIVPDTVVIDGGKVFISNTFIRACARLGISVQRTRPRTPTDKAIVEATFSAVNTLFCQHLAGYTGRDVSRRGERVEQAAVWTIPELQNLLDEWVLAGWQTRPHDALRDPFRPGKAISPNDKYASLVAAAGYLPLVLRGEDYLELLPVAWRAINDYGVRIAHRTYDSAELGPYRRQHSGHAARRGLWEVHYDPYDLSQVFVRTEGGWVTAPWVHLPLVAAPFAEFTWAHARRLAAEAGLDDTNEVAVARVLDALLTRAEHGPDRQSARVLGRTRAAAALPAPTAAPAIESVPEIEQESSAAPPAAKVVPFGVFDAHAEAERWL, from the coding sequence GTGAGGGCGGGCGGCGAGAGTGCGGTGCTGCGGGTCGGGGACTGGGTCACCTTCGATGACGGCCACCACCAGGTGGTGGCTCTGGCGGGGACGGCGGTGCGGCTGCGGTCGTCGGGTGGTGAGGAGTCGGTGGTGCTGGCCTCGTACTTGATGGCGGCGCCGGACTTCTCGGTGACGGGCACCGAGTCGCTGCCCACGCTGGAGCCGGCCGGGCTGCTGGAGTCGCTGCCCGAGGCGGCGAGGGCGGCGGCCGTGGAGTGGGAACGGCACGTGGTGGAGGTGGAGACCGGCTTACCTGCGGGGGCGGAGCCGGGAACGCCGGTGAAGCCCGAGTACGACCCTGCCCGGCCGTTGGTGGAGCGGGCCCAGGCGAAGGCGGACGAGCTGGGGGTGAGCCTTCGTACGGTGATGGCCAAGCGGTCACGCTACGCGCAGCAGGGAGTGTGGGGGCTGGTCGATGGACGCCTGGTGCGGCTGACGGAGGCGACGGGCCGGGCGGACGCCCGGCTGGTCGCCGCGGTGCGGCAGGTGCTGGACGACCAGACGCACGCTTCGACGGGCACGCGATCGAGGGTGATCCGGCGGGTGGTGAAGCTGGTGGAGGACACCCACGGCGAAGGGGTGGTGCCGCTGCCGAGCCGGAACACCTTCTACAAGCTCATCGACGCCCTGTCCACGGGACGGCACAGCTTCGGCTCGGCGGCCACCCGGCGGCAGACGGCGAACCGGCCGGCGGGCCCGTTCACGCCGACGTTCGCCGACCGGCCCGGAGAACAGGTGCAGATCGACTCCACCCCGCTGGACGTCATGGTGGTCCTCGACTCCGGGGTCGTGGCCCGCGCTGAATTGACGATCGCGGTCGATGTCGCCACCCGCACTATCTGCGCGGCGGTGTTGCGGCCGGTGAGTACCAAGGCGGTGGACGCCTCGCTGCTGCTGGCGAGGATGCTGGTGCCGGAGCCGATGCGGCCGGGCTGGCCGCTGAGCCTGCGGATGACGGCCTCGCGGATGCCGCACCGCCAGCTCCTCGATGTCGATGCGCGGATGGACCAGGCCGCCGCCAAGCCGGTGATCGTGCCGGACACCGTCGTCATCGACGGCGGCAAGGTGTTCATCTCCAACACCTTCATCCGCGCCTGCGCCCGCCTGGGCATCTCGGTCCAGCGGACACGCCCGCGCACGCCGACGGACAAGGCGATCGTGGAGGCGACGTTCTCGGCGGTCAACACCCTGTTCTGCCAGCACCTGGCCGGCTACACCGGCCGGGACGTGAGCCGCCGCGGCGAGCGGGTTGAGCAGGCCGCGGTCTGGACGATCCCCGAACTTCAGAATCTCCTGGATGAGTGGGTGCTGGCAGGCTGGCAGACCAGGCCGCACGACGCCCTTCGCGACCCGTTCCGGCCGGGGAAGGCCATCTCGCCGAACGACAAGTACGCCTCCTTGGTGGCGGCGGCCGGCTACCTGCCTCTGGTCTTGCGCGGGGAGGACTACCTGGAGCTGCTGCCGGTGGCCTGGCGCGCGATCAACGACTACGGCGTCCGCATCGCGCACCGCACCTACGACAGCGCCGAGCTGGGGCCCTACCGGCGCCAGCACTCCGGCCATGCGGCCAGGCGCGGTCTCTGGGAAGTGCACTACGACCCTTACGACCTCTCGCAGGTCTTCGTGCGCACCGAAGGCGGCTGGGTCACCGCACCTTGGGTGCATCTTCCCCTGGTGGCAGCGCCGTTCGCCGAGTTCACCTGGGCGCACGCCCGCCGCCTGGCAGCCGAGGCCGGCCTGGACGACACCAACGAAGTGGCTGTCGCCCGTGTCCTGGACGCGCTGCTGACGCGCGCCGAACACGGCCCGGACCGGCAATCGGCCCGTGTCCTGGGCCGCACCCGAGCGGCAGCCGCTCTGCCCGCTCCCACTGCCGCCCCCGCGATCGAAAGCGTCCCCGAGATCGAGCAGGAGTCCTCGGCGGCGCCACCGGCCGCGAAGGTGGTGCCCTTCGGGGTCTTCGATGCCCACGCCGAAGCCGAAAGGTGGCTATGA
- a CDS encoding TnsA-like heteromeric transposase endonuclease subunit: MHALEVLEGGSAGPPTAGFEVAYVAPDGSESRRLLADAWAVRFEHVAPVRTFTSYRGQRNLPGLWWSATAGGHIGYESWLERDHVMLLDFDPAVVGISSQPFWLFWSSAKGKPVSHAPDYFARRDDGSAVVIDCRPAERRRARDWAKFEATKTACDQVGWEFRLLGAPDPVLVRNVRWLAGYRHPRHRVEPVASWLLETFVEPMPLMDGVLAVGEPVAVLPVLFHLLWSHELAADAPVPLHADSLVSLGMVR; encoded by the coding sequence ATGCATGCGTTAGAGGTCTTGGAGGGCGGGTCTGCGGGGCCGCCGACGGCCGGGTTCGAGGTGGCGTACGTCGCCCCTGACGGGTCGGAGTCGCGGCGTTTGCTGGCAGATGCGTGGGCCGTACGGTTCGAGCACGTCGCGCCCGTACGGACGTTCACGTCGTACCGGGGCCAGCGGAATTTGCCGGGCCTGTGGTGGTCCGCCACGGCGGGCGGCCATATCGGGTACGAGTCCTGGCTGGAGCGGGACCACGTGATGCTGCTGGACTTCGATCCGGCGGTGGTGGGTATCTCCTCGCAGCCGTTCTGGCTGTTCTGGTCCTCGGCGAAGGGCAAGCCGGTCTCGCATGCGCCGGACTACTTCGCCCGCCGGGACGACGGATCGGCGGTTGTCATCGACTGCCGCCCGGCCGAGCGCCGCAGAGCGAGGGACTGGGCGAAGTTCGAAGCGACGAAGACGGCTTGCGATCAGGTGGGGTGGGAGTTTCGTCTGCTGGGGGCGCCGGATCCGGTGCTGGTGCGGAACGTGCGCTGGCTGGCGGGCTACCGCCACCCTCGCCACCGGGTGGAGCCGGTGGCCTCGTGGCTGCTGGAGACGTTCGTCGAGCCGATGCCGCTGATGGACGGTGTCCTGGCTGTGGGGGAGCCGGTGGCGGTGCTGCCGGTGCTGTTCCATCTGCTGTGGTCGCACGAGCTGGCGGCGGACGCGCCGGTCCCGTTGCACGCCGACTCGCTGGTGTCGCTGGGGATGGTCCGGTGA